The Microbulbifer sp. TB1203 nucleotide sequence AGACCACCGGTTGGATTCATCGTACCAGCCTGAAACACCGCGCGGTACAGATGATTCCCGGCGCTGAATACGAGAAGATCGACGACCGAGGCCTGCATATCCGCGTGGCCGATGAGCAGCAGCTGCTGGAAGTGGACAACATTGTGATCTGCGCCGGGCAGGAACCGTCGCGGGAGCTGTACAATGCCTTGCTGGACACAGAGACCAAAGTTCATCTGATCGGCGGCGCCGACGAGGCTGCCGAACTGGATGCCAAGCGGGCCATCGACCAGGGCTCGCGGCTGGCCGCTGAAATCTAAGGAAACCAGGGGAGAGTGTCGCAATGCTGCAAACCGATAACCCGGCACTGCTGGTGGTCGATGTACAGTTGGCCATCGATCACTTCTCCCCTCACCTGCGCAGCAACCCTCAAGCGGAGGAGCATATCGCCGCACTGCTGCGATACTGGCGGGCACAAAGCCGGCCGGTTATTCATATCCGCCATTCCTCCCGTTTTCCCGAATCCCCTTACCACGCCGACAGTCCGTACTTTGCATTCAAGCCGGAAGTGGCACCCGAAGCCGGCGAAGTGATGGTGACAAAACGGGAGAATTGTGCCTTTATCGGCACGGAGCTGCACGACACCCTCACACAGTTGGCAGTGCGCGAACTGGTAGTAACTGGTGTGGTAATCAACCACTCGGTGGACGCCACCGTCAAGGTGGGAGCGGCACTGGGCTACCGTATTTATTTGCCGGAAGACACCACGGCCACCTTTGCTACGCCGTTGCGCGACGGCACGCTGATCGAAGCAGAGCAGTTACAGGAAATTTTTCTCAGCAATCTACAGGGTGAGTACGCACAGGTCTGCCACAGCCGGGAACTGCTGACTCAAATTTAAGGAACCTCTGAACCGCTTTCATAAAAAAGGCCCCGCGAGGGGCCAAGAACAGGGGTTCCTTTCAAAGCTTCCTTTCAAGGGTTCCTTTACTGAGGCTGGGCCACACCCTCACCAATTTCCGCTTGATCCTCCACATCGTGCCACCGCGGCCTGGAGAGGCGCTCAGTCAGGCGGTAGAGCAGAAAGACCAGGCCACAAAGGCCGAACATCAACCAGTAGAGCGCCGGCCCGCTCCACCACTCGATCACTATACCGCCCACCAGCGGCGCCGCAGACCAGCCCAGGGAGTAAAAGGACGAGGCCCCGAAGTAGCTGCCGCGCAGGTGGTCCGGCGCAAGGCGGTCTATCTGCACACTCATGGTGGGGAACAGCACCGCCTCCGCCAGGCTCACCACAAAAGTGGCTCCCATCCACCCGGCAAACCAGTGCACGGGATTGAGTGCAAACCACACTTGCCCGGCGGCCAGCACGCCCAGCCCGATCACAATCCGCCCTTTTATCTCTATATTGCGCATCAACTGCAGCAGCGGAAACTGTAACAGCACGATGGTGAGCGCATTCACCAGGATCATGCTGGAAATCAGCTGAACCAGGTTCGGCGCCTGCGCCCGGGTCAGGTACTGCACCAGGCTGGAATCCATATGCGCATAAATAAACAGCGTCAGCACATTGGCAACAATCACCACCAGAAATACATGATCCTTTCTCAGCACCGCAAGCGTACCGCGGAAATTCGCGCTCATATCCCGCCGTCTGTGCGCCATACGTCCGGTTTCCGTGCGGGCAAATCCCCACAAAAACGCCAGGCTCAATAACAGGTAGCTGAGCGCGGTGAGCCCGAAGGTGGACTGCTGGGCACTGAGCCCGGCCCAGACACCGATAATCGGCCCCAGGGCCGCGCCCACGTTGATCAGGAAATAGCGGAATTGCAGCGCCAGCTCGCGGCTCTGCTTGTCCCGAACCAGGTCACCGATCAGTGCACTGGCCGGCGGCTCCCAAACGGCGCGGCCAATGGAGCAGAAAGTCATTGCCAGAATAAAAGCCGGCAGTGCCTGGGCCACCGCCAACAGGGCAAAGGCGAGGAAATTGATCGCGGTGCCCGCCAGCAATACATTGCGCCGGCCGTAGCGGTCGGACAGCGCCCCCACATAGAAGCCCAGCAGAGCCGCACCCACCGCGGAGGCGCTGAGAATCAGCCCGATCTCCGCGGCTCCCAGCTGGAATTTCTCATACAGCAGAATGGCCAGAAACGGCCACACCATAAAATAGGTTCCGCGGCCGAAGAAACTGCCGACCAAAACAATCCAAACCAACGGCGGAAAACCGTGCAGGCGCTGCCACCACTGCCTATCCATCTTTCTACTCCTTGGACTTCTTTTCTAGAACCTGTTCAGCGGCCTAATTGAAGCCCTAAACAGTCCTGCTACCGAGTAATACTGCTCACTTAAGCACTGATCGTGATGCGAAGGCCCTGGTACCGGGTGCTACCTTGCGAGACTGTCTGCGAGAGGGACCTCGCAGACAAGCCTACAGGGATGTATTTACGGCGTGTCTCGCAAGGTAGCACCCGGTAGCAGGGCCGCCCCCGGCTGTGAATCAAGCGACTGGGCGATCCTGCTGCCGGGGGCTTCGCATCACGTTGATCGCTCAATCAAAAGCCATTCTCCGGCGAAAAAAAAACCCGGAAGGTAAGCCTTCCGGGTTTTCTCTTGGGAGGAAGGCTTTTACACCTTCCATCGCCTGAAGCTCTGTCGGGTGTGCTAGGTGATCACTGCGGTCACCGGGCGCTTATACATGGAGCGGGTTTTGCGAACACAGACTCCACACCACGGGCGCACAGCGGCCGGCAGCAAATGCTGCAGGGCGGAGCGCAGGCGCGGTAGGTAATGGAGAGATTGCGTGTTCATCGGAAACTGTCGCTACTTGACACTATGACGTTAATACTATCTGAGCGCCGAATGTTTGCAAGTGGAACTTTCAATATTTTTCCTCCGGCCGCGGAGAGTAGATAAAAAAACATGCCAGCTATACTGAAATTGTCCAGGAAGGAACAGGAGCAGGGACCGGCCCATGACCAGCGACGCCAATATTCGCCATGAAATTCATCGCAACCTGCGAGAGGAGACTCAGATACTGGACGCACCCGCCGGCCCCCTGATCGGTGCGGTGGATGGAAAGACAGGTGTTCACTGTTTCCTCGGCATTCCCTATGCCGCGCCACCCACCGGCGAGCTGCGCTGGCGGCCGCCACAATCGCTGCCGCCCTGGCAGTCCCCGCTGCGCGCTACCGCCTTCGGTATGCCGGCGGCACAGAATCCCTCCGGGCTGATCGAGGTTCGCGGCCCCAACGGAGAGACGACGGACAGCGAGGACTGCCTCTACCTGAACATCTACACCCCGGCGGGCCGGCGCGATAAAAAACTACCGGTGATGCTCTGGATACACGGCGGCTCCTTCTATATCGGCTCCGGTTCCCAGGAGGTGTACAACGGCTGCTATCTTGCTGCCAGTGGTCGCGCTGTAGTGGTGACCTTCAATTACCGTCTGGGCGCACTGGGGTTTCTGCGCCTCACGGATATCAGCGATATCCCCTCCAGCGGCAATGAAGGCCTGCTGGATCAGGTGGCGGCGCTGGAGTGGGTTCGGAAAAATATTTCCGCCTTCGGCGGCGACCCGGACAATATCACCCTGTTCGGTGAATCCGCCGGCGCCATGAGTATCGCCACCCTGCTGACTTCGCCCCGCTGCCGCGGCCTGTTCCGCAGGGCCATAGTGCAGAGTGGCAACCCCTGTGCGTTGCACTCCCGCAACAGGGCCAACAGCCTGGCACAGGCATTTGTCGAACATCTCGGCGAATCGCCGCATCGCGCGGACACCCGCACGCTGCTGCGTGCCCAGCAGGCAATACTGTCGGATCCGCGCCTGGAGCAGAAATGGGGCCAGCTGCCGTTCAAGCCGGTGCTGGACGGCGAACTGCTGCACACTGAACCCATGACTGCGCTGCGGGGCGGCAGCGGCGCGGAGGTATCGCTGTTGCTGGGCAGCAACCTGGATGAGTGGAACCTGTTCAGCGCCGTAGCGCCGGAAACCTTTACCCTGGATGGCGAACAGATACGCGCGCGCCTGGAATGGCTGTTGCCACGGCACCACCTCGACCCGCTGCTGGGGCACTACCACAAGCTGGCCAGATCCCTGGCCGGCAATCCCTGGCCTGAGTGGAGCCGCACCTGGAACCTGTTGCTCACCGATATGGTGTTCACCCTGCCCGGCCTGCGCCTGCTGCAGGCCCACGGCGGAAACCGCTTTCACTACCACTTCGCCCAGCCGCTGGCGGCGCAACCGCTACTGGGCGCCTGCCACGCCGTGGAACTGGGATATGTATTCGGCACCCACGGCGAAACCTCGCTGCAATCCCTCTATGGCGGTGAGACCGAGCCACACAAGCTCAGCCACACTGTGCGCGAGGCATGGCTGAATTTTGCCGAGTGCGGCGACCCGGAGAGCGACTGGCCTACTTTCGCCAACGGAGACAGCCGCCGCTTTGGCGAACACCCGGAAGACCGCGCCTTCGATACAGCGCAGCTCTCCTCTCTGTGGCAGGATATACCGGACAGTACATTGGGCAGTTACCTCTGAGCATCCATGACAAAAATATTGCTGATACGCCATGGCGAGGCGGCAAAAACGCCGGAATCCGTCGATCCCGATCTCACCGAACGGGGATGGCAACAGGCGCGTCGACTGGCGCAACACTTTACCCGGACGACTCCCATTGCGCTGGCCAGTAGCCCCAAGGCCCGCACCCAACAGACGGCCCAACCGCTGGCCCAACTCTGGCAGCGCTCGGTGACCATCGAGCAGGCAGTGACTGAAATTCCCTCCCCCGAGGGGCTGCCCACCAGCGAGCGCAGAGACTGGATCCGCCGCCTGCTCGACAGCAACTGGGACGACGGGGACAGGCAGCAGGTGGACTGGCGCCGGGGAATCGCGCGGTATCTTCTACAACTGGAACGGGACACGGCGATCTTCTGCCACTTTATGGTGATCAATTCAATCGTGGCGCATATACGGGGCGACCGGCGCATACAGCAGTTCCGGCCGGACTACGCATCGGTGACAGAGTTGCGGCTGCAAGGGGGAAGGCTCGAGGTTCTGCGACTGGGCGAGGAACGCCGCAGCCGCATCCTGTAGGAACAAGCTCCGTCGCTCTCAATTCGGTCCGTAGGATGGGCAAAGCGAAGCGTGCCCATCATCTGCGGAGTGATGGGCACGCTTCGCTTTGCCCATCCTACGCAAATCCCGGGTCCCGGGTCCCGGGCATTAAACCAGGCTCTTACTCACCACCTCATACAAATCCCGCGACAACTTCCCGGATTCCATAACCGATTGCAGCGCCCGATGCATTTTTTCACCCAGCTCACCGGTGTATTTCTTCCAGCGGGTAATGGGCGTTACCAGCCGCGCGGCGATTTGCGGGTTGAGTTTGTCCAGGGCGACCACCTGTTCCGCGAGGAACTCGAAACCGCGGCCATCGGCTCGGTGGAACTGGATAAAGTTGCGGTTGGCAAAGCCGCCGATTACCGCGCGCACCTTGTTTGGATTGGTCAATTCGAAGGCCGGGTGTTGCATCAATTCCCGGACTGACTCCAGGGTACCCCGCCGGGCACTGGTACTCTGCAAGCCGAACCACAACTCCACCACCTGAGTATCCTGTTGCCAGCGTTCGTAGAAACTCTCCAGCGCCGGCTGCGCCATATCGTCGGCGGCGTGATTGACCAGAGAAGTCAGCGCCGCGGCGCTGTCGGTCATATTGGCGGCATTTTCGAACTGCGCCTGTGCCAGCGCCAGCAATTCCGCCTCCTCGGTGACACAGAGATAAGCGAGGCAGGTATTTTTCAAACTGCGCTCGGCGATATCGGCAGCCTCCGGGCGGTAGGGTTTGTCGCGGTCCAGCCGTCGGTAGCAGTTCAGCAGTTCACCCTTCAGGGCCTCCGCCAGCGCGCCCCGGGCAAATTCCCGCGCGACAATAATCGCCTCCGCATCTATCTGCTCGCACTGTTCCGCCAGGGTCTGCGCGCTGGGCAGCGCCAGCATCTCAGCCACCAGCGCCGGGTCCAGTTCACGGTTTTGCAGCACACTGCGGTAGGCGTCCACCAGTTGTGGCTGCAACTGCAGGTTGCGCCCCTCGCGATAGTCCTTCTGCAACTGCTCCAGTGCCATAAAGGCCAGGCGCTGGCCGGCATCCCAGCGATTGAACTCGTCGGAGTCGTTGCGCATCAGGAACAGTAACTGTTCGGTACTGTAGCCGTAGCGCACCCTGACCGGGGCGGAGAAACCGCGCAGCAGCGAGGGCAGCGGCTTTTCCTTCAGGCCTGTGAAGTTGAAGGTCTGCTCCGTTTCGGTCACCTGCAATACTTTTTGTGTGGTGCCCTGGGGGTCGAGGGGGAGGTCGCGGCCGTCGGCACCCAGCAGTCCCACCGCCAGGGGGATATGGAAGGGCAACTTTTTATTCTGTCCAGGCGTGGCGGGACAGGACTGTCTGACGGTCAATGCGTAGCTGCCATGGGCGGCGTCGAAGGCGTCGCTCACTTCCAGCACCGGCGTGCCCGCCTGGCTGTACCAGCGGCGAAACTGGGTGAGATCCACGCCGTTAGCGTCCTCCATCGCCGCGATAAAGTCCTCGCAGGTTACCGCGCATCCGTCGTGGCGCTGGAAATACAGGTCGCTGCCTTTGCGGAAACCTGCTGTACCCAATAAGGTGTGGATCATGCGCACCACTTCCGCGCCTTTTTCGTACACGGTGAGGGTGTAGAAATTGGAGATCTCCATATAGGAGTCCGGGCGCACCGGGTGGGCCATGGGGCCGTCGTCCTCGGCGAACTGCGCGGTGCGCAACAGGGAGACATCCTCAATCCGCTTTACCGCGCGGGAATTCATATCCGCAGAAAACTCCGCATCGCGAAATACGGTAAAGCCCTCTTTCAGGCTCAGCTGGAACCAGTCCCGGCAGGTCACCCGATTGCCGGACCAGTTGTGGAAATACTCGTGACCGACAATGGATTCGATACGCTGGAAGGTGGCGTCGGTGGCAGTCTCAGGGCTGGCCAGCACGCAGGCGGAATTGAAAATATTCAGCCCCTTGTTTTCCATCGCCCCCATATTGAAATGATCCACCGCCACGACCATGAAAATATCCAGGTCGTATTCCCGTCCGTAGACCTCTTCGTCCCAGCGCATGGCTTTTTTCAATGAGCGCATGGCGTGGTCACACTTACGGATATTTTTCGCCTCGGTAAAAATCTGCAGTTTGACCTCGCGGCCGCTGACAGTGGTAAAACTGTCCTCCACAGTCTGCAGTTCTCCCGCCACCAGGGCGAAAAGGTAAGCGGGCTTGGCGAAGGGGTCCTCCCAGGTGACGAGCAGGCGCCCGTCTTCGGTGGTGCGCCGCTCTATCTGGTTGCCGTTGGACAGCAATACCGGGTACTGGCGCGGCGCCACTATGGTGGTTGTGAAGCGGGACATTACGTCCGGGCGGTCAGGATAGTAGGTGATCTTGCGGAATCCCTCCGCCTCGCACTGGGTGCAGTACATGCCGTTGGAGAGGTACAGTCCCTCCAGCGAGGTATTGTCCTTTGGATTGATGCGGTTGTGGACTTCCAGCACGAACTCCGGATTCTCCACATGGATCAAGAGGCCCTCCGGCAGCTCCCGGTAGCGGCTGGCCGGCACCAGTGCGCCGTCGATGGACAGGGACAGCAGCTCCAGGTCCACTCCGTCCAGCAGCAAGGGCGGCAGCGCCTCCCCGGGCGCCGATTCCGCCGCCGGATTGCGGCGGATCTGCAGTCGCGACTTCACCAGGGTGTCCTGCGGCTGCAGTTCAAAATGCAGACGGGTACTGTCGACCAGGTAGTCGGGTGCGCGGTAGTCCTTCAGGTAAACGGTGCGGGGTTGGGCGTCTTTCATGGCAATTCCAGTTTTTTCCACAATCCGGTCTCAGAAAATGAGGCACACGTTATCACTCCAGTGAGAATCCACAAGAGGTCGGGGCATACAACCGCGCCACCCAGCATCCCGCTGTTCAGAAGCCCGCCGCCTGCCCATCCTTGCGGCTCTCGGACGCCCCCTGATAAACGCCGTTCCCACTCCGCATTATGGCCTGGTAGCCACCGTAGGGGCCGCTCTCGAAGCGCAACTGGTGACCCATCTGCACCAACCTGCGGCGGGTTTCCATGGGAAAACCGTCCTCCAGGCTGATGTAGCCGCCGTCGAGCATCATCTCCCCGGTGGGCTGGCTGGAGCCGCTGTGCAGGATGCGCGGTGCGTCGCCGGCCTCCTGGATATTCAAACCGAAGTCCAGCATATTGATCACGATCTGCGCGTGCATCTGCGGCTGGGTGGCGCCGCCCATGACACCGAAGCTCATCACCGGCTCGCCATCTTTGGTGATAAATCCGGGAATGATGGTGTGGAAGGGGCGCTTGCCCGGCCGGTACTGGTTGAAGTGCCCGTCTTCCAGGCTGAACAGTTCACCGCGGTCCTGCAGGATAAAACCCAGGTCGCCGGGCGTCATACCGGAGCCCATACCCCGGTAGTTGCTCTGGATCAGGGATACCATGTTGCCGTCCTTGTCCGCCACCGTCAGGTAGATGGTGTCGCCGTGCCGCAGCGCCTCACTGCCGGCGTCGTAGCGTTTCGCCGCCCGGTCGCGGTCGATCAGTTTGCGCCGTTCCGCGGCATATTTCTTCGAGATCAGTTGCCGCACCGGAATCTCGTTGAACGCGGGATCAGCGTAGTATTTTGCCCGGTCCTCAAATGCCAGTTTTTTCGCCTCCGCGAACAGGTGGATATATTCAGGGCTTGTCCGCCCCAGCGCCGCCAGGTCATACCCTTCCAGGATATTGAGAATCTGCAGGGCAGCTATACCCTGGCCGTTGGGGGGCAGCTCCCAGATATCGTAGCCTCGGTAGTCGGTGGACACGGGCTCCACCCATTCGGACTGATGGCTGGCCAGATCGTCGTAGGAGAGAAAGCCGCCGTTGTTTTGCATATAGGCGGCGATTTTTTTCGCGATTCCCCCCTTGTAGAAAGCGTCGCGCCCGCCCCTGGCAATGGCGCTATAGGTTTTCGCCAGTCGCGGATTGCGGAAGATTTCTCCCTCCATGGGCGCGCGGCCGTTTGGCATGTAGGTCTCGCGAAAGCCCGGATA carries:
- a CDS encoding isochorismatase family protein; translation: MLQTDNPALLVVDVQLAIDHFSPHLRSNPQAEEHIAALLRYWRAQSRPVIHIRHSSRFPESPYHADSPYFAFKPEVAPEAGEVMVTKRENCAFIGTELHDTLTQLAVRELVVTGVVINHSVDATVKVGAALGYRIYLPEDTTATFATPLRDGTLIEAEQLQEIFLSNLQGEYAQVCHSRELLTQI
- a CDS encoding MFS transporter, whose amino-acid sequence is MDRQWWQRLHGFPPLVWIVLVGSFFGRGTYFMVWPFLAILLYEKFQLGAAEIGLILSASAVGAALLGFYVGALSDRYGRRNVLLAGTAINFLAFALLAVAQALPAFILAMTFCSIGRAVWEPPASALIGDLVRDKQSRELALQFRYFLINVGAALGPIIGVWAGLSAQQSTFGLTALSYLLLSLAFLWGFARTETGRMAHRRRDMSANFRGTLAVLRKDHVFLVVIVANVLTLFIYAHMDSSLVQYLTRAQAPNLVQLISSMILVNALTIVLLQFPLLQLMRNIEIKGRIVIGLGVLAAGQVWFALNPVHWFAGWMGATFVVSLAEAVLFPTMSVQIDRLAPDHLRGSYFGASSFYSLGWSAAPLVGGIVIEWWSGPALYWLMFGLCGLVFLLYRLTERLSRPRWHDVEDQAEIGEGVAQPQ
- a CDS encoding carboxylesterase family protein, with product MTSDANIRHEIHRNLREETQILDAPAGPLIGAVDGKTGVHCFLGIPYAAPPTGELRWRPPQSLPPWQSPLRATAFGMPAAQNPSGLIEVRGPNGETTDSEDCLYLNIYTPAGRRDKKLPVMLWIHGGSFYIGSGSQEVYNGCYLAASGRAVVVTFNYRLGALGFLRLTDISDIPSSGNEGLLDQVAALEWVRKNISAFGGDPDNITLFGESAGAMSIATLLTSPRCRGLFRRAIVQSGNPCALHSRNRANSLAQAFVEHLGESPHRADTRTLLRAQQAILSDPRLEQKWGQLPFKPVLDGELLHTEPMTALRGGSGAEVSLLLGSNLDEWNLFSAVAPETFTLDGEQIRARLEWLLPRHHLDPLLGHYHKLARSLAGNPWPEWSRTWNLLLTDMVFTLPGLRLLQAHGGNRFHYHFAQPLAAQPLLGACHAVELGYVFGTHGETSLQSLYGGETEPHKLSHTVREAWLNFAECGDPESDWPTFANGDSRRFGEHPEDRAFDTAQLSSLWQDIPDSTLGSYL
- a CDS encoding histidine phosphatase family protein yields the protein MTKILLIRHGEAAKTPESVDPDLTERGWQQARRLAQHFTRTTPIALASSPKARTQQTAQPLAQLWQRSVTIEQAVTEIPSPEGLPTSERRDWIRRLLDSNWDDGDRQQVDWRRGIARYLLQLERDTAIFCHFMVINSIVAHIRGDRRIQQFRPDYASVTELRLQGGRLEVLRLGEERRSRIL
- the pepN gene encoding aminopeptidase N; translation: MKDAQPRTVYLKDYRAPDYLVDSTRLHFELQPQDTLVKSRLQIRRNPAAESAPGEALPPLLLDGVDLELLSLSIDGALVPASRYRELPEGLLIHVENPEFVLEVHNRINPKDNTSLEGLYLSNGMYCTQCEAEGFRKITYYPDRPDVMSRFTTTIVAPRQYPVLLSNGNQIERRTTEDGRLLVTWEDPFAKPAYLFALVAGELQTVEDSFTTVSGREVKLQIFTEAKNIRKCDHAMRSLKKAMRWDEEVYGREYDLDIFMVVAVDHFNMGAMENKGLNIFNSACVLASPETATDATFQRIESIVGHEYFHNWSGNRVTCRDWFQLSLKEGFTVFRDAEFSADMNSRAVKRIEDVSLLRTAQFAEDDGPMAHPVRPDSYMEISNFYTLTVYEKGAEVVRMIHTLLGTAGFRKGSDLYFQRHDGCAVTCEDFIAAMEDANGVDLTQFRRWYSQAGTPVLEVSDAFDAAHGSYALTVRQSCPATPGQNKKLPFHIPLAVGLLGADGRDLPLDPQGTTQKVLQVTETEQTFNFTGLKEKPLPSLLRGFSAPVRVRYGYSTEQLLFLMRNDSDEFNRWDAGQRLAFMALEQLQKDYREGRNLQLQPQLVDAYRSVLQNRELDPALVAEMLALPSAQTLAEQCEQIDAEAIIVAREFARGALAEALKGELLNCYRRLDRDKPYRPEAADIAERSLKNTCLAYLCVTEEAELLALAQAQFENAANMTDSAAALTSLVNHAADDMAQPALESFYERWQQDTQVVELWFGLQSTSARRGTLESVRELMQHPAFELTNPNKVRAVIGGFANRNFIQFHRADGRGFEFLAEQVVALDKLNPQIAARLVTPITRWKKYTGELGEKMHRALQSVMESGKLSRDLYEVVSKSLV
- the ggt gene encoding gamma-glutamyltransferase, which produces MKYTIRFFYTVILVPFLLSTAAAAGAYDRVNGEGFASRSPVLARNGMAATSQPLATQIALDILKRGGSAVDAAIAANAAQGLMEPTGSGIGGDLFAIVWSAGDGKLYGLNASGRSPKSLTFEYFAQNNLDKIPSHGPLPVSVPGAVDGWFELHEKFGRLPMEEVLAPAIDYAEKGFPVTQLVAYYWKRSVPLLEKYPGFRETYMPNGRAPMEGEIFRNPRLAKTYSAIARGGRDAFYKGGIAKKIAAYMQNNGGFLSYDDLASHQSEWVEPVSTDYRGYDIWELPPNGQGIAALQILNILEGYDLAALGRTSPEYIHLFAEAKKLAFEDRAKYYADPAFNEIPVRQLISKKYAAERRKLIDRDRAAKRYDAGSEALRHGDTIYLTVADKDGNMVSLIQSNYRGMGSGMTPGDLGFILQDRGELFSLEDGHFNQYRPGKRPFHTIIPGFITKDGEPVMSFGVMGGATQPQMHAQIVINMLDFGLNIQEAGDAPRILHSGSSQPTGEMMLDGGYISLEDGFPMETRRRLVQMGHQLRFESGPYGGYQAIMRSGNGVYQGASESRKDGQAAGF